In Juglans regia cultivar Chandler chromosome 13, Walnut 2.0, whole genome shotgun sequence, the following proteins share a genomic window:
- the LOC108989744 gene encoding uncharacterized protein LOC108989744, producing the protein MAVVLGNLALLLDLASPRTLLADRKSRPVALDVVLNLPKRFDPHASYYASIASKSFDSDGEARNKRVVARGKANSKVNGVDFDAGSSDEEGEEEPFDWEKEMRRRVKEIEERRELEKKAEELQSRLEDGEGEGKEETEEEKRMRVKKELEKVAKEQAEQRATAQLMFELGQKAYGKGMYGRAIEFLEGALTIIPRPTLFGGEIQIWLAMAYEANNRHADCIDLYQQLERKHPSVSIRRQAAELRYILQAPKLKISQEEMVTIPLIGSSYDSYAGTWSDKYKDKDERRSWSTTNQLPSSRDYLSDFLVWRPPSGVENSRALWVALTLWLGLVGAALFLQR; encoded by the exons ATGGCCGTCGTTCTCGGAAATTTAGCTCTGTTGCTTGACTTGGCCTCGCCTCGGACCCTACTAGCGGACCGCAAGAGCCGTCCGGTGGCGCTCGACGTCGTTTTGAACCTGCCGAAGAGATTCGACCCTCACGCTTCCTACTACGCTTCTATTGCTTCCAAGAGCTTCGACTCGGACGGGGAGGCTCGGAACAAGCGAGTCGTTGCCCGTGGCAAGGCGAATTCGAAGGTCAACGGCGTGGATTTCGATGCGGGATCAAGCGACgaagagggagaggaggagCCGTTCGATTGGGAGAAGGAAATGCGGAGGAGAGTGAAGGAGATCGAGGAGAGGAGGGAGTTGGAGAAGAAAGCGGAGGAGTTGCAGAGTCGACTGGAGGATGGTGAAGGTGAGGGTAAAGAAGAGAccgaggaggagaagaggatgAGAGTTAAAAAAGAGCTCGAAAAG GTGGCTAAGGAACAGGCGGAGCAGAGAGCCACGGCACAGCTGATGTTCGAGTTGGGCCAAAAGGCTTATGGAAAGGGAATGTACGGACGGGCCATTGAGTTTCTTGAAGGTGCCCTCACTATCATCCCTAGGCCTACACTCTTTGGTGGTGAG ATTCAAATATGGCTTGCTATGGCGTACGAAGCCAATAACCGCCATGCAGATTGTATTGACCTCTACCAGCAATTGGAAAGGAAGCACCCAAGTGTCAGCATCCGACGCCAAGCTGCAGAGCTTCGTTACATTTTGCAGGCACCGAAGCTAAAGATTTCCCAAGAGGAGATGGTTACTATACCGCTCATTGGTTCTAGTTATGACAG CTATGCTGGAACATGGAGTGATAAATACAAGGACAAGGATGAAAGGAGAAGTTGGTCAACAACCAATCAGCTTCCATCATCCAGAGACTATCTTAGTGACTTTCTGGTATGGCGGCCTCCTAGTGGAGTTGAGAACAGTAGAGCTCTCTGGGTGGCTTTGACATTATGGTTGGGCTTGGTTGGAGCTGCCCTCTTCCTTCAGAGATGA
- the LOC108989749 gene encoding 60S ribosomal protein L27a-3, translated as MTTRFKKNRKKRGHVSAGHGRIGKHRKHPGGRGNAGGMHHHRILFDKYHPGYFGKVGMRYFHKLRNKFYCPIVNVDKLWSLVPKDVKDKASKDKVPLIDVTQYGFFKVLGKGVLPENQPVVVKAKLVSKIAEKKIKEAGGAVVLTA; from the coding sequence ATGACGACCCGGTTCAAGAAGAACAGGAAGAAGCGCGGACACGTGAGCGCCGGACACGGTCGTATCGGGAAGCACAGGAAGCATCCGGGAGGCCGCGGAAACGCTGGAGGCATGCACCACCATCGGATTCTATTCGATAAGTATCACCCGGGGTACTTTGGTAAGGTTGGTATGCGGTACTTTCACAAGCTCCGCAACAAGTTCTACTGCCCCATCGTCAACGTCGACAAGCTCTGGTCCCTGGTCCCTAAGGATGTCAAGGACAAGGCGTCCAAAGACAAAGTTCCCCTGATCGACGTCACCCAGTATGGCTTCTTCAAGGTCTTGGGCAAGGGCGTGTTGCCGGAGAACCAGCCCGTCGTCGTCAAGGCCAAGCTCGTTTCGAAGATTGCCGAGAAGAAAATTAAGGAGGCCGGTGGTGCTGTCGTTCTCACTGCTTAG
- the LOC108989721 gene encoding protein DETOXIFICATION 29, which produces MEDGKLQPLLSSSVEDQNQNQEPRQSLPVAADNSTSAIFVAGVPDILPIEGPREFFREFLNQSKKLWYLAGPAIFTTICRYSLGAVTQVFAGHVSTIALAAFAVENSVIAGFSFGIMLGMGSALETLCGQAYGAGQIDMLGIYMQRSWLILVSTALLLSLLYIFAGPLLKLIGQTESISEAAGVFAIWMIPQLFAYAMNFPIAKFLQAQSKIMVMAMIACVALVLHTFFSWLLMMKLGWGLVGGAVVLNSAWWFIVVAQLIYIFCGSCGRAWSGFSLKAFQNLWGFIRLSVASAVMLCLEVWYFMALILFAGYLKNAEVSVDALSICMNILGWTIMVGLGMNAAVSIRVSNELGAGHPRTAKFSLVVAVVTSFIIGLVISLILILTRNDYPSLFTTDTQVEDLVKELTPVLALCIIINNVQPVLSGVAIGAGWQAVVAYVNIACYYILGVPLGVIMGYKLDLGVRGIWYGMMTGTIAQTCVLFFMIYRTNWSKEASKAEDRINKWGGHTETRENDVAETTET; this is translated from the exons atggagGATGGTAAGCTGCAGCCACTTCTGTCCTCCAGCGTCGAggaccaaaaccaaaaccaagaGCCGCGACAGTCCCTCCCTGTAGCAGCAGACAATTCCACCTCCGCCATCTTCGTCGCCGGTGTCCCTGACATCCTTCCTATCGAGGGGCCTCGCGAGTTTTTCAGAGAGTTCCTCAACCAGTCAAAGAAGCTCTGGTACCTCGCCGGCCCCGCCATCTTCACCACCATATGCCGGTACTCGCTCGGGGCCGTTACCCAAGTCTTCGCTGGCCATGTCAGCACTATCGCCCTCGCTGCTTTCGCCGTAGAAAACTCTGTTATCGCCGGCTTCTCCTTCGGCATCATG CTTGGAATGGGGAGCGCACTCGAAACTCTATGCGGGCAAGCGTACGGAGCTGGGCAGATTGATATGCTAGGGATCTACATGCAAAGGTCGTGGTTGATTCTCGTGTCCACGGCTTTGCTTCTAAGCCTTTTGTACATATTTGCCGGGCCACTCTTGAAACTAATCGGCCAGACGGAATCTATATCGGAAGCCGCGGGAGTCTTCGCCATTTGGATGATTCCGCAACTTTTCGCCTACGCGATGAACTTCCCAATCGCCAAGTTTCTGCAGGCGCAGAGCAAGATCATGGTGATGGCCATGATAGCGTGCGTGGCTCTGGTTCTGCACACTTTCTTTAGCTGGCTGCTGATGATGAAGTTAGGATGGGGTCTGGTGGGAGGGGCTGTGGTGCTGAACTCGGCGTGGTGGTTCATAGTGGTGGCGCAgctgatttatattttttgtgggaGTTGTGGCAGGGCCTGGTCTGGGTTTTCGTTGAAGGCATTTCAGAATCTATGGGGTTTCATTAGGCTATCTGTGGCCTCGGCAGTGATGCTCTG CTTGGAAGTTTGGTATTTCATGGCGCTGATCCTCTTTGCTGGATATCTAAAGAATGCTGAAGTTTCAGTAGATGCCTTGTCCATATG CATGAACATATTGGGCTGGACAATCATGGTTGGTCTTGGGATGAATGCCGCCGTAAG TATAAGAGTTTCAAATGAGTTGGGTGCGGGTCATCCAAGAACAGCAAAATTCTCATTAGTGGTGGCAGTGGTGACTTCATTTATAATCGGCCTCGTAATCTCACTCATTCTGATACTCACACGAAACGATTACCCATCTTTGTTTACGACCGATACCCAAGTCGAAGACCTTGTTAAGGAGCTCACTCCAGTACTTGCTCTCTGCATTATCATTAACAATGTTCAACCCGTTCTCTCTG GGGTGGCCATTGGAGCAGGATGGCAAGCTGTTGTTGCTTATGTGAATATTGCATGTTATTACATATTGGGGGTACCTCTGGGTGTTATAATGGGTTACAAACTTGATTTGGGGGTCAGG ggaATATGGTATGGAATGATGACTGGAACAATCGCACAGACGTGTGTCCTTTTCTTCATGATTTACAGGACCAACTGGAGCAAAGAG GCTTCTAAGGCAGAAGACAGAATCAATAAATGGGGAGGGCACACAGAAACCAGAGAGAACGATGTAGCCGAAACAACAGAAACGTGA